In Nostoc sp. CENA543, a single genomic region encodes these proteins:
- a CDS encoding XisH family protein, giving the protein MSAKDVFHNIVKTALQKDGWIVNQDPLYLRLGDDQIRIDLGAERLIIAEREKEQIAVEVKSFLAPSALTEFHAAVGQFLNYRAVLQVQQPQRKLYLAVSADIYRNVFRRDLPQLSVKLYQITIIVFDPVAEVIVQWID; this is encoded by the coding sequence GTGTCAGCAAAAGATGTCTTCCACAATATTGTTAAAACTGCTTTACAGAAAGATGGCTGGATAGTTAATCAAGACCCATTGTATTTGCGTTTGGGTGACGACCAAATAAGAATTGACTTAGGTGCAGAACGTTTAATTATTGCAGAACGTGAAAAAGAACAAATTGCTGTGGAGGTTAAAAGTTTTCTTGCGCCTTCAGCGTTAACAGAATTTCATGCGGCTGTAGGCCAGTTTCTCAATTACCGCGCTGTCTTGCAAGTACAACAGCCTCAACGAAAACTTTATTTAGCAGTATCCGCAGATATATACCGCAACGTTTTCCGTCGAGATTTACCACAATTGAGTGTAAAACTTTACCAGATTACAATAATTGTATTTGATCCGGTTGCTGAGGTGATTGTGCAATGGATAGACTAG
- a CDS encoding XisI protein — translation MDRLDNYRQLIQQTLQEYAQMKPSNGDIQVYTVFDTGGDHYQIFHAGWDGYDRIFGALIHIDILGNKIWIQYDGTETGVANDLVSLGVPKEDIVLAYHSPFMRQFDGFAVS, via the coding sequence ATGGATAGACTAGATAACTACCGCCAACTTATACAACAGACGCTGCAAGAATATGCCCAAATGAAGCCGAGTAATGGCGATATCCAAGTTTATACTGTTTTTGATACTGGAGGCGATCATTATCAAATTTTCCACGCTGGCTGGGATGGATATGACCGCATTTTTGGAGCGTTAATTCATATTGATATTTTAGGTAACAAAATCTGGATACAGTATGATGGTACAGAAACAGGGGTGGCAAACGATTTAGTATCTTTGGGTGTGCCTAAAGAAGATATTGTGTTAGCATACCACTCACCATTTATGCGACAATTCGATGGTTTTGCTGTTAGTTAA
- a CDS encoding ABC transporter substrate-binding protein translates to MSEIFLQVIESLTINIELLLQDLDFTTNKTNLLELDQLIICHSLLGLSRQEIADKLKLKSMTIRDRLSNNIYPKIAEIMGVEQKDIAGNWVKILNFLLNPQNGYKLNPAPQLNSDNFQASFGRQFFLYPPNQDIVKLQTEATKFYQLGLYYQALKYFSMAWNQEIKLYDVGNPESLIYINNSLIEYHKSLFQANQIRVYTIAVVVPFYHNSGKVAAEILRGISQIQLQVNWLTFNKFNLDKTIDLNSIKPKIFSTLISSPILLKILIVNDPNNLYTPYNQTAEKLAALFQELSLIAIIGHYSSEMTKNAFRFYADKGLVLVNACSTSNELTDLSLMSFFRLTTPDNTNAQRLADFLMSHIAEREQSKIALIYNHNSIYCQSYRNSMKKYLEAYQDKLIFLEECGYINESYYRVQKYIENIQRAGVDMIIIIPDGGLEPNSLNNAGLISRLNLNNCLIAGSATFYQENILHWVHEQNQYRDINQDHLQIIACIPWHWHSQENGCNSENIIAQYFCKLGSQLWGEGNLNWRSATAFDAVLVVLKVIEKYHSETSQALLEDMDRYFKEQRRFIKGVTGNIQFKATGDRLNPPTEIVAVKWHSQQQKWQWTI, encoded by the coding sequence ATGTCAGAAATTTTCTTGCAAGTAATAGAAAGTTTAACTATTAATATTGAACTTTTATTACAGGACTTAGATTTTACTACAAATAAAACAAACCTACTTGAACTAGATCAACTAATTATCTGCCATTCTTTATTAGGATTATCACGACAAGAAATAGCCGATAAACTTAAATTAAAGAGTATGACTATTAGAGACCGTTTAAGTAATAATATTTATCCCAAAATAGCAGAAATAATGGGTGTTGAACAAAAAGATATAGCCGGTAATTGGGTAAAAATTCTTAACTTTTTACTCAACCCCCAGAACGGTTATAAATTAAATCCTGCACCTCAACTTAACAGTGATAACTTTCAAGCGAGTTTTGGCAGACAATTTTTTCTTTATCCACCTAACCAAGACATCGTTAAATTACAGACCGAAGCTACAAAATTTTATCAGTTAGGACTTTACTATCAAGCATTAAAATATTTTTCAATGGCATGGAATCAAGAAATAAAGCTTTATGATGTTGGCAATCCTGAAAGTTTAATCTATATCAATAATTCTCTGATTGAATATCATAAGAGTTTATTTCAAGCAAACCAAATTAGAGTCTACACTATAGCCGTAGTTGTGCCATTTTACCATAATTCCGGCAAAGTGGCGGCGGAAATTCTAAGAGGGATATCTCAAATACAATTACAAGTAAACTGGTTAACTTTCAATAAGTTTAATCTAGATAAAACCATAGACTTAAACAGTATTAAACCTAAGATTTTTTCCACTCTAATTTCTAGCCCAATCCTATTAAAAATTTTAATTGTCAATGACCCTAACAACTTATACACACCTTACAATCAAACAGCCGAAAAATTAGCAGCATTATTCCAAGAACTCAGCTTAATAGCTATCATAGGTCATTACTCAAGCGAAATGACTAAAAATGCTTTCCGTTTCTATGCAGACAAAGGATTAGTTTTAGTTAATGCTTGTAGCACATCTAATGAACTGACTGATTTGTCTTTGATGTCTTTTTTCAGGTTGACTACTCCAGACAATACTAATGCCCAAAGGTTAGCTGATTTTTTAATGTCTCACATTGCTGAAAGAGAACAATCAAAAATTGCTCTTATTTATAATCATAATAGTATTTACTGCCAATCTTATAGAAATAGCATGAAAAAATATCTTGAAGCATATCAAGATAAATTAATATTTTTGGAAGAATGTGGCTACATTAATGAATCTTACTACCGAGTCCAAAAGTATATAGAAAATATTCAACGCGCAGGAGTTGATATGATCATTATTATCCCTGATGGTGGACTTGAACCTAATTCGCTAAATAATGCGGGGTTAATTAGTAGATTGAATCTCAATAACTGTCTGATTGCTGGTAGTGCTACTTTCTATCAAGAGAATATTTTACACTGGGTTCATGAGCAGAACCAATACCGAGATATTAATCAAGACCATCTGCAAATTATAGCCTGTATTCCTTGGCATTGGCACAGCCAAGAGAACGGTTGCAATAGTGAAAATATAATTGCTCAGTATTTTTGTAAATTAGGCTCTCAATTATGGGGTGAAGGGAACCTAAATTGGCGTAGTGCAACAGCTTTTGATGCTGTATTAGTAGTTTTGAAAGTTATAGAAAAATATCACAGTGAAACTAGCCAAGCTTTGCTGGAAGATATGGATAGATATTTCAAAGAACAGCGCAGATTTATTAAGGGAGTTACCGGAAATATTCAGTTTAAAGCAACAGGCGATCGCCTCAATCCTCCCACAGAAATAGTTGCTGTAAAATGGCATTCACAGCAACAAAAATGGCAATGGACAATTTAA
- a CDS encoding ferritin-like domain-containing protein: MTITATKTWTKQLVQDHAKTAVQVELYTLPFYLTALTSIKDTSHPAYKSILSICIEEMLHLQLAANLCLALDTKPEFPAPTYDGTPIPYLDPNNPTTAHHKLINAQLDALNTTTLDLMLDIETPSGLEQHRHPEKGIWKIIDWLEDTLEARWHLQHHLTPQYPYDTIGEMYNALIAGIVVVGKDNFSWTTRNQQAAWTSEAFTQIITKFEDAEEAVKTISLQGEGTTTGKDRYAIPANYRLENEGMDDKSFNEFSHYERLLNIKNQGLPEVYGTNNNQENQQAQQQALANLQSTFADLLTELDSIWNIGQDITQDNNFWNPMFGLLKAAQACWQAGVIPKWS, from the coding sequence ATGACAATAACAGCTACAAAGACATGGACAAAGCAACTGGTGCAGGATCATGCTAAGACAGCAGTGCAAGTGGAACTCTACACTTTGCCCTTTTATCTGACTGCGCTTACTTCCATCAAAGATACAAGTCACCCTGCCTACAAATCTATTTTGAGTATTTGTATTGAAGAAATGCTTCACCTGCAACTAGCAGCTAATCTTTGTCTAGCACTTGATACCAAACCAGAGTTTCCTGCACCCACATACGACGGTACACCAATTCCCTACTTAGATCCCAATAATCCCACTACTGCACATCATAAATTAATTAACGCCCAATTGGATGCTCTCAATACGACTACTCTTGATTTGATGCTAGATATTGAAACTCCCAGTGGTTTAGAGCAACATCGTCATCCAGAAAAAGGCATTTGGAAAATAATTGATTGGCTGGAGGATACTTTAGAAGCAAGATGGCATTTGCAACATCATCTTACTCCCCAATATCCCTACGATACAATTGGGGAAATGTACAACGCACTGATAGCTGGAATTGTCGTTGTAGGTAAAGACAATTTCTCCTGGACAACTAGGAATCAACAAGCGGCCTGGACTAGTGAAGCATTCACACAAATCATCACCAAGTTTGAAGATGCTGAAGAGGCTGTAAAAACGATTAGTCTCCAAGGTGAGGGAACAACAACTGGTAAAGACAGGTATGCTATACCCGCAAACTACCGTTTGGAAAATGAGGGTATGGACGATAAGAGTTTCAATGAGTTTTCTCACTATGAACGATTATTAAATATCAAAAATCAGGGTTTGCCAGAGGTATACGGAACAAACAATAATCAGGAAAACCAACAAGCACAGCAACAAGCTTTAGCAAACCTTCAGTCTACTTTTGCTGATCTATTGACAGAACTAGATAGTATTTGGAACATTGGCCAGGATATCACTCAAGACAACAACTTTTGGAATCCAATGTTTGGATTATTAAAAGCAGCGCAAGCATGTTGGCAAGCTGGTGTAATTCCAAAATGGTCTTAA
- a CDS encoding DUF2256 domain-containing protein, protein MGRNRSKSDLPTKICPVCQRPFTWRKKWQDCWDEVKYCSERCRRRRSQASAE, encoded by the coding sequence ATGGGGCGTAATCGTTCTAAATCTGACTTACCTACAAAAATCTGTCCGGTGTGTCAACGTCCCTTCACTTGGCGGAAAAAATGGCAAGATTGCTGGGATGAGGTGAAATATTGCTCAGAACGTTGTCGTCGTCGTCGTTCTCAAGCAAGTGCTGAGTAA